Proteins co-encoded in one Gossypium arboreum isolate Shixiya-1 chromosome 11, ASM2569848v2, whole genome shotgun sequence genomic window:
- the LOC108474120 gene encoding gibberellin receptor GID1C-like, whose protein sequence is MAGSNEINLNECKMVVPLNTWVLISNFKLAYNLLRRPDGTFNRHLAEFLDRRVPANLNPVGGVFSFDVLIDRGTGLLSRIYRPASAEEPQPNITELEKPVTEEVVPVIIFFHGGSFAHSSANSTIYDNLCRLLVGICKAVVVSVNYRRAPENRYPCAYDDGWTALKWVNSRSWLQSRKDSKVHIYLAGDSSGGNIAHHVAVQAVESGIDVLGNILLNPMFGGQERTESEKRLDGKYFVTLRDRDWYWRAFLPEGEDRDHPACNPFGPNGRSLEGIKFPKSLVVVAGFDLIQDWQLAFVEGLKKAGQEVKLLYMEQATIGFYLLPNNNHFHIVMDEISKFVSSDC, encoded by the exons ATGGCTGGAAGTAATGAAATCAACCTCAACGAGTGCAAG ATGGTGGTTCCGCTAAATACATGGGTCCTTATCTCCAACTTTAAGTTGGCCTACAATCTTCTTCGTCGACCGGATGGCACATTCAATCGTCACTTGGCAGAGTTTCTTGACCGCAGAGTCCCTGCTAATTTGAATCCAGTTGGTGGGGTTTTCTCATTTGATGTGCTCATTGATCGTGGTACGGGTCTCTTGAGTCGGATTTATAGACCCGCAAGTGCTGAAGAGCCTCAGCCTAATATTACTGAACTCGAGAAGCCTGTTACAGAGGAGGTTGTCCCTGTTATAATTTTCTTTCATGGTGGAAGCTTTGCACATTCTTCGGCAAATAGCACGATATATGACAATCTATGCCGGCTATTGGTAGGTATTTGCAAGGCTGTTGTAGTCTCTGTGAATTATCGACGTGCTCCTGAAAATAGATATCCCTGTGCTTATGATGATGGGTGGACTGCTCTTAAATGGGTTAACTCTAGATCATGGCTTCAAAGTCGGAAAGATTCAAAGGTTCATATATATTTGGCTGGGGATAGTTCTGGTGGTAACATTGCACACCATGTTGCTGTTCAAGCCGTTGAATCAGGAATCGATGTATTGGGAAATATATTGCTCAATCCAATGTTTGGTGGACAAGAAAGAACTGAATCTGAAAAGCGTTTAGATGGGAAGTACTTTGTCACTCTACGAGACAGGGATTGGTATTGGAGAGCTTTTCTTCCTGAAGGTGAAGACAGAGACCATCCTGCATGTAATCCATTTGGTCCCAACGGTAGAAGTCTTGAAGGAATCAAATTTCCAAAGAGTCTTGTTGTGGTTGCAGGCTTTGATCTTATTCAAGATTGGCAATTGGCTTTCGTCGAAGGACTCAAAAAGGCTGGCCAGGAGGTTAAACTCTTATACATGGAACAGGCGACGATCGGTTTCTACTTGTTGCCAAATAACAATCACTTCCACATCGTTATGGATGAGATAAGTAAATTTGTGAGTTCTGACTGTTAA